The genomic region TCCGATTATTGAAAAAGTTGCACCCAGTGAGACTGATCTCTTTTTATCCCTAAAAATATTTCTAAATGCTATTTTTATTAAGTTTATCATAAATGTTTTCCTTATTTTTACTTATATTTGAAATATCTATATAATACTTTTCTATATAATACTTTTTGTATCAATTAAACTCTTTCTAACATAGCTTTAAGAGGAGTTATTTTAGTAGCAACTTTCAAAGGATATAATGTTGAAAGTATTGTTACCAAAATAAGTATAATAAAAATTGATATTAGAGATGAGCTTGTTAATTTAAAAAATAACTTTCCTCCTCCATACATCATCTGAGCAAAGTTTTTTGGTAATGAAATTCCTACCTTTCCAATAATAAAAACAACAACTGCTCCAATAATTATACCTAATATAGTAAAAAATATTGTAACTATTAATGACTCATATATATATTGCTTTGCTATGAAAGACTTTGATCCACCTATAGCTCTTATTGTTCCTATTTCAGCAGTTCTCTCAAATATATTTATTATAAAAGTATTCATTAAAATAATACCTACTGTTATAAAAAGAATAAAAGCAATAATTGTTATAAATATTTGAATAGCATTTGCAATTTCATATATTCCAGCTGAAGCTTTTCTCCAATCAACAACTTTAACTCCTAACTCTTTTTTTTCATTTATTTTACTAATTATTTCTGGTATATCTTTCTCATTTTTTAGTAAAACCATTATCATTGTTACCCCACTATTATTAGACCAACTCAGTTTACTAAAATCAATTGTTTCTCTATTCTTTTCTTCAGATACAGAATCCTCGGCAAAAATATCTTCCTCGCTACCTGTAGAAAGAAGTTTCTGTAAATTATTAGGTAAAGACTCAATTAGTAAACCCTGAAAATTAAATAATTCTTTATAAGTTTCTATATCAATGTAATCAATTCCTCTAAATTGATCATTAAAAAGTTTATTTCTAAATATACCAACAACTTTAACCTTTTTAGAGTTAATTGAGCTTGATCCTGAAGTTCCAATTAAAGTTAAAATATCTCCTATTTTAACATCTATTCCTCTTTCTTTTAAACTTTTCTTTGTATTTGTTGAAATAATTATTCCAGACTCATTAAAAAAACTTCCTTCTATTATTTCAATATTTTTAAATATACCCTCATATTTTTTTGGATCTATTGCATTAAAAACAATTGAAACTGATATATCTGAATCTGTATCAACTATTGCAAAATTTTGAGCCATAGGAACATAAGCTTTTATTTTATCTTGATCTTTTAAAAACTTAACAATCTGATCAAAATTTTCGATTGTTGGTAATGGTTGACTAAATGAAAAAGGACTTGGTAAAATTTTTGACTTTGATGAATAAATTACAATGTGCCCTGTATAATTGTTTATTATTGAATTTTTAGTTGCTTCTTTTAGTGAATATACAAAAGAATTACCTATTAACAAAAATAAAACCCCAAACAAAATTAATATTCCAATTGCTATAAGTTTACCTTTATATCTTAATACTGATCTAAATGCAATTTTTAAAATTAACATACTTTTCTCCTAATTTATGAAAAAAATATTTTATGAAATAACCTATCTATGAAATAATTTATCTTAGTAAAACTATTAATTATTTATAATTTTAAAATTTATTAACTATTAACAATCTTTCCATCGTGGATTTTTATAATTCTATTTGCATGACTCATAATATCTGGATCATGTGTTGAAAAAACAAAAGTTGTTCCCTCAATTTTATTTATTTCTTTCATTAAATCAATTATTTTTTGCCCTGTTTCTGAATCTAAATTAGCAGTTGGCTCATCTGCAAGTATAATCTTAGGATTTGTTACTAAGGCTCTTGCAATAGCAACTCTCTGCCTTTGACCACCAGATAGCTCAGCAGGTTTGTTTTTTATTCTATCTTTTAATCCTACTTCCTCTATGAATTTCATAACTATTTTTTCTCTTTCGGCTTTACTCATTTTACCTTTTAATAATAATGGAAATTCTATGTTTTCATAAACATTTAATACAGGAATTAAATTAAAAGATTGAAATATAAATCCTATTTTATTTAATCTAATTTTAGTTAACTCTCTATCTTTTAAATTATTAACCATTTCCCCATCAATAAAAACCTCTCCCTCCGTAGGAGAATCTATGCAACCTATTAGGTTCAATATTGTAGTCTTACCAGAACCAGAAGGTCCAGCAATGCATACAAACTCACCTGGGTCTATTTCCATATCTATCCCTCTTAAAGCATGAACTTCAGTCTTATCAAGTAAATATACTTTTTTTACATTTTTAAGTATTATACAACTCATTTTATTCTCCTAAATTATTTATCAATTTAATTAACTAATTTAATTATTATATTTCTAATCATTATTCTTTTAATTATTATGACTCTATCAATTTAATTAAATTAATCGTATTTAGCTTAATAATATAATTAAGTTTATCTAATTATTAAATCTTTAACTTTTAAGGATATTTTTATAATAAACTTACATTTTAACCTTAATTAAATTTAATAATTTTTTAAATTATTATCAATTTAATTATTGTTAAATATTATTATTTAAAGTTAAATACACAAAATTGTATAAATTTATATTAAATAAACTAATGTAAAAGAAATTATTTCATAGGAACATAAATATTTAGAAATATAAAAACAGAAAGATTAAAAAGATCGACAAGG from Spirochaetota bacterium harbors:
- a CDS encoding ABC transporter ATP-binding protein, which produces MSCIILKNVKKVYLLDKTEVHALRGIDMEIDPGEFVCIAGPSGSGKTTILNLIGCIDSPTEGEVFIDGEMVNNLKDRELTKIRLNKIGFIFQSFNLIPVLNVYENIEFPLLLKGKMSKAEREKIVMKFIEEVGLKDRIKNKPAELSGGQRQRVAIARALVTNPKIILADEPTANLDSETGQKIIDLMKEINKIEGTTFVFSTHDPDIMSHANRIIKIHDGKIVNS
- a CDS encoding FtsX-like permease family protein, which codes for MLILKIAFRSVLRYKGKLIAIGILILFGVLFLLIGNSFVYSLKEATKNSIINNYTGHIVIYSSKSKILPSPFSFSQPLPTIENFDQIVKFLKDQDKIKAYVPMAQNFAIVDTDSDISVSIVFNAIDPKKYEGIFKNIEIIEGSFFNESGIIISTNTKKSLKERGIDVKIGDILTLIGTSGSSSINSKKVKVVGIFRNKLFNDQFRGIDYIDIETYKELFNFQGLLIESLPNNLQKLLSTGSEEDIFAEDSVSEEKNRETIDFSKLSWSNNSGVTMIMVLLKNEKDIPEIISKINEKKELGVKVVDWRKASAGIYEIANAIQIFITIIAFILFITVGIILMNTFIINIFERTAEIGTIRAIGGSKSFIAKQYIYESLIVTIFFTILGIIIGAVVVFIIGKVGISLPKNFAQMMYGGGKLFFKLTSSSLISIFIILILVTILSTLYPLKVATKITPLKAMLERV